The Chryseobacterium sp. 52 genome includes a region encoding these proteins:
- a CDS encoding MBL fold metallo-hydrolase, giving the protein MIQAEIKSLLREDISIVIKIANSGKHYLCDCGEASQLTVKEIQSVSAIFISHTHIDHFSNFDGIFRHQIGSGEKVVICGPKNIHHQIEARLKSYTWNLIDENAIEYEIREIVSPEEIKVYTIRPPHWNLEWVKTQNFLFEDEHVKVNFAILDHKTDSIAYLFSEKDSITFNGEASGFRKGKWISELKTAFENNDEDKEIEIEGTTYKSSDLFHLLTNNPGYRLGVIMDHAVDEQNYEKIKTVFKDADMVYIETFYKDTDQEFAKKNYHSFASASGNMMKICEVKEAVPIHFSRRYTESDVIEIETAFYKAFRGN; this is encoded by the coding sequence ATGATACAGGCAGAGATAAAAAGTCTTTTGAGAGAAGACATCAGCATAGTAATAAAAATAGCCAATTCAGGAAAACATTATTTGTGTGACTGCGGTGAAGCCAGTCAGCTGACGGTAAAAGAAATACAGTCGGTTTCAGCAATATTCATCAGTCATACCCATATTGATCATTTTTCAAATTTTGACGGAATTTTCAGACATCAGATCGGCAGCGGAGAAAAAGTTGTGATCTGCGGACCGAAAAATATCCATCATCAGATTGAAGCGAGGTTAAAATCTTACACATGGAATCTCATTGATGAAAATGCGATTGAATATGAGATCCGGGAGATTGTTTCTCCGGAGGAAATTAAAGTGTATACCATCCGTCCGCCTCACTGGAACCTGGAATGGGTAAAAACTCAGAATTTTCTTTTCGAGGACGAGCATGTAAAAGTAAATTTTGCAATTCTTGACCATAAAACAGACTCCATCGCTTATCTGTTCAGTGAAAAAGATTCCATCACTTTTAATGGAGAGGCTTCCGGCTTCAGGAAAGGAAAATGGATCAGCGAACTGAAAACAGCATTTGAAAATAACGATGAGGATAAGGAAATTGAGATTGAAGGAACCACTTACAAATCTTCTGATCTCTTTCATTTACTAACCAATAATCCCGGTTACAGGCTTGGTGTAATTATGGATCATGCGGTGGATGAACAGAATTATGAGAAGATAAAGACTGTTTTTAAAGATGCAGATATGGTTTATATCGAGACATTTTATAAAGATACAGATCAGGAATTTGCTAAAAAAAACTATCACAGTTTTGCCTCTGCATCAGGAAATATGATGAAAATCTGTGAGGTAAAAGAAGCAGTACCGATTCACTTTTCAAGAAGATATACGGAAAGTGATGTTATTGAAATTGAAACTGCTTTCTACAAGGCGTTTCGCGGAAATTAA
- a CDS encoding metallophosphoesterase yields the protein MKPNIFFTADHHFGHTNIIKFSDRPFASLEQMNEELIKRWNEKIGTNDTVYHLGDISLGKPDFTKEILDRLNGKIHLIRGNHEGAALTYPKRFESIRDYHELKIDEPENSNGKQKIILLHYAMRTWNGSHRGVWQLYGHSHGTLPDDETALSFDVGVDCHDFYPISYEDVKELMKRKKWSPPFGPREE from the coding sequence ATGAAACCAAATATATTTTTTACAGCTGACCATCATTTTGGTCATACCAATATTATAAAATTTTCAGACAGGCCCTTCGCATCTTTGGAACAGATGAATGAAGAACTGATCAAAAGATGGAATGAAAAGATAGGTACCAATGACACGGTCTACCATCTTGGCGACATCAGTTTAGGAAAGCCCGATTTCACCAAAGAAATTCTTGACAGACTGAACGGTAAGATCCATTTGATCAGAGGAAATCATGAAGGGGCAGCATTGACCTATCCCAAACGATTCGAATCCATAAGAGACTATCATGAGCTGAAAATTGATGAACCGGAAAACAGTAACGGCAAGCAGAAAATTATTCTCCTGCATTACGCCATGCGCACATGGAACGGCTCACACCGCGGAGTCTGGCAATTATACGGTCATTCACACGGAACACTGCCCGATGATGAGACGGCTTTAAGTTTTGACGTAGGCGTAGACTGTCATGATTTTTACCCGATTTCATACGAAGATGTGAAAGAACTGATGAAACGAAAAAAATGGTCACCACCATTTGGACCTCGAGAAGAATAG